The DNA region AATAAAAGCTGATTCTGTTCCTGGTAGTTTTTCGAAAACTCTTGATAGGAAGTCTTCACCTGTAGCCTATATAAGACAGGCATCAACACTGGTGTTAGTGTCAGCAGTAGGATCTATCATAATAGTAAGTACATGTTTTCCAGTAGTCTTTCTCGTAATATTTGCATTTGTTTACGGTTGCCGGTATACGTTTCGAATTTTAACATGCAAAATCATCGTATTACCGTATCTTGTTACAACTGTAGTGTAAAATATCAACAACTTTAACAAACATGAAGTGTATGGATTATTAGATCATGCTGATTTCCTTTCAGATTCGAAATGAGGGTATTCGCAGTATTGTCGGTGCTTTTCATTGGCCTTGTTTTGACAGAACAAACCTTGGCGCAGGGAATTTTAGGCAGAATTCGGGACAGACTCCGGTCGGGGTATGACTTCGCCAGGCAGGCTGGGCAGGGTACTCGGGACATGTACAGAGCTTACAGGTACCGAGGGATTAATCCAATTAATATTATACTTTACACATAGagttaaaattgtaagaaattgTGAGCAAAGATAGAAGCTTGAGCTTTAgtgtttttacttttttccaTATGCTCTATTTCAGAGCAAAACACCGAGACATTTAAAGTAGGAACCTTTAGGTCAATGCAGAAGGAAAATTAGTGATAAAGGTTcaagtttattcattttttaagcgAACATGATCATATCGGTTAGTTTCTTCTTGAAGAAATAATTGGTCAATATTTGTACAAATTCAAGCTTCGATATTGGAGACTTTACGTATTCACAACTAACATtgtataaatagtgcctgtctGGGAGGGTAACGggtgaaattgacaccccaagaaaACTATTTTCAACCGCTGCGAAGCAAATGGTTTCCGGATGCCAAGTGTTTTGCTAAGGCTGAAGATAATATATAGAACGGATTATAAACTGTGTCTAAAACAATcagatttcattatttaatatgaaaatataataaaatttaaaatttaatgaaccAGGGTCAGTGTATTATAGGTTTCAGTCATAATGGGTTACTAGTACACTctgacaaaataaaattactaGTATGCTTATGTATAGCTGGTACAGGGAAGAAAAGCTTTCAGAGAAGCTATTTCATTTTTGACCAATTGAAAGTCCTACGGTTAATTGAAAATAAGAGTTGTCAAGACTTGTTAGTTAGACTCATTATTATACTttagatcccccccccccctttttttttttacgcgAAATCGTACTTTATTCGGCGATCCACCAttcactcccccccccccccccccaacaatcCATCTCAAAACGCCTGTATGAAatccattaatattttttatgcttcAACAGTGACATGAGAGAGGCTAACTGGCGTAATTCGGACCAGTATTTCCACGCACGTGGTAACCATGACGCCGCCAGTCGGGGACCGGGAGGCCGCTGGGCAGCAAGAGTAATCAGGTAAccgaaaacttttttttttaaaaaaaagaacctAACATTTTCTTGCTGAAAATTATGCT from Crassostrea angulata isolate pt1a10 chromosome 7, ASM2561291v2, whole genome shotgun sequence includes:
- the LOC128157253 gene encoding serum amyloid A-5 protein-like is translated as MRVFAVLSVLFIGLVLTEQTLAQGILGRIRDRLRSGYDFARQAGQGTRDMYRAYSDMREANWRNSDQYFHARGNHDAASRGPGGRWAARVISNAREGYQSGLSGQGPEDTARDQEANRWGRNGGDPNRYRPDGLPDRY